A part of Drosophila ananassae strain 14024-0371.13 chromosome 2R, ASM1763931v2, whole genome shotgun sequence genomic DNA contains:
- the LOC6506172 gene encoding E3 ubiquitin-protein ligase SHPRH isoform X1, with the protein MEHGFVLCEIAEEIAPGCPEEPSELSFGKRRWKVKDYLTEKAEAIEICIQGCQEARTRKLSFKAIKQESGVWKLVLFHDQRIALARPAELQMADILLPLIFRDYTPSLEFRVAEQERLHQRPLKTYVTTKLYDALYDRHLEAKNASVHQKLLLPNRFKSKLRKYQERTVIWMLQREQEAAELTANYTPLCAVDGISRVYKHNYCLQFYAHEDALPKILLPPGGILADEMGLGKTVEFLAMLLMNPRPPESCKNTYWHTRIEEIVSDVPLKLMRKGNGGEVFCVCTSKKGARVQCFKCRLWQHTHCMNSSDDIPHLCPNCWTEVVDSSDQLIETGATFIVSPNAIKMQWFREMQKHISPNLKVLLYRGLHTGAGTWYSPLRLAEYDVVLTDYVTLRNEIYHTADFKSDRQLRHQRLYMRSNSPLLMVNWWRVCLDEAQMVESNTSAAAEMVRKLPAINRWAVTGTIDDLPPLLEFVGRTDATQPPDAWKTVHKAFQLNYQTDPLLDLLQHSLWRTCKSKVEHELGIPPQMEVVHRLELSNVEALYYREEHFKCHEQFLTAVSKHTCHNPDNSYCLASISPQLLRVILKPFLRIRQTCSVPVVHNSNVSSTDYLNPQDLLERLKSNNETECKSELRSWASSYNGLAAIHFIREDFPQAIRHYKLLLKLAADYNKDSISVDSVLQIHAIFNLLQASDAAALADRVSELEKQTYESQLKRLEWKYLEDNTAVLQAALGAYESKLGELHELGNKFKGNVVNLLVTVVNHEPKLHNSIWNKVRDDFTRRNISMKKLENVDSMSGMVYIVDLWFQKVQELNEHAIGEIEFLKEIMEKACGAIKMGSTLSQDILNFIATVTDCHLADILDDKPNDNPEKPKKVRHCRLCKIRDCLNQFECLLFAKELDDEAEATEGLEVPSMEISLITSIFSFLRTKPAFSQWQLELENKLDFLTCLQSVVKLELKCWIEVEYMVKAFDELEMCKMRILLTDNPDEQSNYRILACQLEEQQQFNQVNLQESQLNFTRLFGRLKYLKHLKEDATDKPCPICQTHDDLRYVMMVCGHFVCQLCLENMKKSTLHGISKCPICRQDSPQLYYSVRRESGIAIAGDFSTKISNIVEQVLKIRSANADEKILIFSQWQAILFQISKALALNNVKFRSKCIEQDFADFKNPDLNITCLLMPLSKGSKGLNLIEATHVFLVEPILNPGDEKQAIGRIHRFGQTKPTKVHRFIVNGTIEENILSLITSADDTKTLSTHWDLENMTLEGLKQLFILRDKS; encoded by the exons ATGGAGCATGGATTTGTGTTGTGCGAAATTGCAGAGGAAATAGCTCCAGGATGTCCGGAAGAGCCGTCAGAGTTAAGTTTTGGGAAGCGTCGATGGAAAGTCAAGGATTATTTGACAGAAAAAGCAGAGGCTATTGAGATATGCATTCAAGGAT GTCAGGAGGCCCGTACCCGGAAGCTCAGCTTCAAGGCGATCAAGCAGGAGTCGGGAGTGTGGAAGCTGGTCCTCTTTCACGACCAGAGAATCGCTCTTGCGCGTCCCGCAGAGTTGCAAATGGCTGACATACTCCTTCCCCTGATATTTCGAGATTACACGCCAAGTCTGGAGTTCCGAGTGGCTGAGCAGGAGCGCCTGCATCAGCGGCCACTCAAAACGTATGTGACCACCAAGCTGTATGACGCCCTCTACGACCGTCACTTAGAAGCCAAGAATGCATCCGTGCATCAGAAACTACTCCTGCCAAATCGCTTCAAATCGAAGCTGCGAAAGTACCAGGAGCGAACTGTTATCTGGATGCTTCAAAGGGAACAAGAGGCTGCCGAACTCACTGCCAACTATACCCCTCTCTGTGCCGTGGATGGTATTAGTAGGGTATACAAACATAATTACTGCCTGCAGTTTTACGCCCACGAGGATGCGCTCCCCAAGATATTACTGCCACCTGGAGGCATTCTGGCCGACGAAATGGGCCTGGGAAAGACCGTCGAGTTCCTGGCAATGTTGCTGATGAACCCCAGGCCGCCGGAGTCCTGCAAGAATACATACTGGCACACGAGAATTGAAGAGATTGTGAGCGACGTTCCTCTGAAACTGATGCGAAAGGGAAACGGCGGTGAGGTCTTCTGCGTCTGCACCTCAAAGAAGGGCGCTCGGGTGCAGTGTTTCAAGTGCCGGCTCTGGCAGCACACACATTGCATGAATAGTTCGGACGATATACCTCACCTTTGTCCCAACTGCTGGACGGAGGTGGTGGATTCCTCGGACCAGCTTATAGAAACGGGAGCCACATTCATCGTCTCACCCAACGCTATTAAGATGCAGTGGTTCCGCGAAATGCAGAAGCATATTTCCCCAAACCTGAAGGTTCTGCTCTACAGAGGCTTGCACACGGGCGCAGGCACCTGGTACAGTCCGCTCAGGCTAGCAGAGTACGATGTGGTCCTCACCGACTATGTCACTCTGCGCAACGAGATCTACCACACGGCGGACTTCAAGTCCGACCGTCAGTTGCGCCACCAACGGCTGTACATGCGCTCCAATAGTCCTCTCTTGATGGTCAATTGGTGGCGTGTTTGCCTGGACGAGGCTCAG ATGGTGGAGAGCAACACCTCGGCGGCAGCTGAAATGGTGCGAAAGCTGCCGGCCATCAACCGCTGGGCCGTCACAGGCACCATTGATGACCTGCCACCATTGCTTGAATTCGTAGGACGAACAGACGCCACTCAGCCCCCGGATGCCTGGAAGACGGTGCACAAGGCCTTTCAGCTCAACTATCAAACAGACCCGCTGCTCGACCTGCTCCAACACAGTCTTTGGCGAACGTGTAAGTCCAAAGTCGAGCACGAACTGGGGATACCGCCGCAGATGGAGGTGGTGCACCGCCTGGAGCTTAGCAACGTGGAAGCTCTCTACTACCGCGAGGAGCACTTTAAGTGTCACGAGCAGTTCCTCACTGCAGTCTCCAAGCACACCTGCCACAATCCTGACAATAGCTACTGCCTGGCGTCCATTTCGCCACAGCTGTTGCGAGTGATCCTGAAGCCCTTCCTTCGCATCCGCCAGACATGCTCGGTTCCCGTGGTGCACAACAGCAACGTGTCGAGCACAGACTACCTGAATCCGCAGGACCTTTTGGAGCGCCTCAAGTCCAACAACGAGACGGAGTGCAAGTCGGAGCTGCGCAGCTGGGCTTCCTCCTACAACGGATTGGCTGCCATTCACTTTATTCGTGAGGACTTTCCTCAAGCCATCAGGCATTATAAACTGCTGCTGAAGCTGGCTGCAGATTACAATAAGGACAGTATATC TGTGGACAGTGTGCTGCAGATTCACGCCATCTTCAACCTTCTCCAGGCCAGTGACGCCGCTGCCCTTGCCGACAGGGTTTCCGAGTTGGAGAAACAAACCTATGAGTCGCAGTTGAAGCGATTGGAGTGGAAGTATCTGGAAGACAACACAGCGGTTCTCCAAGCAGCTCTCGGAGCGTACGAATCCAAACTAGGCGAGCTGCACGAGTTGGGTAATAAGTTTAAAGGAAACGTTGTGAACTTGCTGGTTACGGTGGTCAACCACGAACCCAAGCTACACAATTCAATATGGAACAAAGTCCGGGACGACTTCACCCGCAGGAACATCTCCATGAAAAAGCTTGAAAACGTAGACTCCATGTCCGGCATGGTGTATATTGTGGACTTGTGGTTCCAGAAGGTTCAGGAACTGAACGAACACGCCATTGGGGAGATTGAATTCCTGAAGGAAATCATGGAGAAGGCTTGCGGCGCCATCAAGATGGGTTCGACCCTGTCGCAGGACATCCTTAATTTTATAGCAACTGTGACAGACTGCCATCTGGCAGACATATTG GACGACAAGCCCAATGACAACCCAGAGAAACCAAAGAAAGTCCGACACTGCCGCCTCTGCAAGATTAGGGACTGCCTGAATCAGTTCGAGTGTCTGCTGTTCGCCAAAGAACTTGATGATGAAGCCGAAGCCACTGAGGGCCTCGAAGTGCCCAGCATGGAGATTAGTCTTATAACCA GCATCTTCTCCTTCCTGCGCACCAAGCCCGCTTTCAGCCAGTGGCAACTGGAACTGGAAAATAAATTGGACTTTCTGACTTGCCTCCAGAGTGTCGTAAAGCTTGAGCTCAAATGCTGGATCGAGGTCGAGTACATGGTGAAGGCCTTCGACGAACTGGAGATGTGCAAAATGCGCATCCTTCTGACCGACAACCCGGACGAGCAATCCAACTACCGCATCCTGGCCTGCCAGTTGGAAGAACAGCAGCAGTTCAATCAGGTCAACTTGCAGGAATCGCAGCTCAACTTCACGAGACTTTTTGGACGCCTCAAGTACCTGAAGCATCTTAAGGAGGATGCCACCGACAAGCCGTGCCCCATTTGCCAGACGCACGACGACCTGAGG TACGTGATGATGGTCTGCGGTCACTTCGTGTGCCAACTTTGTCTGGAGAACATGAAGAAAAGCACTCTACATGGCATCTCCAAGTGTCCCATATGTCGACAGGACTCTCCGCA ATTGTACTACTCTGTGCGGCGCGAATCAGGCATCGCCATTGCTGGGGACTTCTCCACTAAAATCTCGAACATCGTGGAGCAGGTTCTGAAGATCAGGTCCGCAAACGCAGACGAGAAAATCCTAATCTTTTCGCAATGGCAGGCCATTTTATTCCAAATTTCCAAAGCGCTCGCCCTTAACAATGTGAAGTTTCGCAGCAAGTGCATCGAACAAGACTTTGCGGATTTTAAG AATCCCGATCTCAACATAACCTGCTTGCTGATGCCGCTGTCCAAAGGATCCAAAGGACTCAATCTTATCGAAGCCACGCATGTGTTTCTAGTGGAGCCGATCCTAAACCCAGGAGACGAAAAACAGGCCATCGGTCGCATCCACCGATTTGGCCAAACAAA GCCTACCAAAGTACATCGCTTCATCGTAAATGGAACGATTGAGGAAAACATACTCTCATTGATTACCTCAGCCGATGACACAAAGACACTGTCCACCCACTGGGATCTAGAGAACATGACGCTCGAGGGGCTCAAGCAGCTGTTTATACTTCGGGACAAAAGTTAG
- the LOC6506172 gene encoding E3 ubiquitin-protein ligase SHPRH isoform X2, giving the protein MADILLPLIFRDYTPSLEFRVAEQERLHQRPLKTYVTTKLYDALYDRHLEAKNASVHQKLLLPNRFKSKLRKYQERTVIWMLQREQEAAELTANYTPLCAVDGISRVYKHNYCLQFYAHEDALPKILLPPGGILADEMGLGKTVEFLAMLLMNPRPPESCKNTYWHTRIEEIVSDVPLKLMRKGNGGEVFCVCTSKKGARVQCFKCRLWQHTHCMNSSDDIPHLCPNCWTEVVDSSDQLIETGATFIVSPNAIKMQWFREMQKHISPNLKVLLYRGLHTGAGTWYSPLRLAEYDVVLTDYVTLRNEIYHTADFKSDRQLRHQRLYMRSNSPLLMVNWWRVCLDEAQMVESNTSAAAEMVRKLPAINRWAVTGTIDDLPPLLEFVGRTDATQPPDAWKTVHKAFQLNYQTDPLLDLLQHSLWRTCKSKVEHELGIPPQMEVVHRLELSNVEALYYREEHFKCHEQFLTAVSKHTCHNPDNSYCLASISPQLLRVILKPFLRIRQTCSVPVVHNSNVSSTDYLNPQDLLERLKSNNETECKSELRSWASSYNGLAAIHFIREDFPQAIRHYKLLLKLAADYNKDSISVDSVLQIHAIFNLLQASDAAALADRVSELEKQTYESQLKRLEWKYLEDNTAVLQAALGAYESKLGELHELGNKFKGNVVNLLVTVVNHEPKLHNSIWNKVRDDFTRRNISMKKLENVDSMSGMVYIVDLWFQKVQELNEHAIGEIEFLKEIMEKACGAIKMGSTLSQDILNFIATVTDCHLADILDDKPNDNPEKPKKVRHCRLCKIRDCLNQFECLLFAKELDDEAEATEGLEVPSMEISLITSIFSFLRTKPAFSQWQLELENKLDFLTCLQSVVKLELKCWIEVEYMVKAFDELEMCKMRILLTDNPDEQSNYRILACQLEEQQQFNQVNLQESQLNFTRLFGRLKYLKHLKEDATDKPCPICQTHDDLRYVMMVCGHFVCQLCLENMKKSTLHGISKCPICRQDSPQLYYSVRRESGIAIAGDFSTKISNIVEQVLKIRSANADEKILIFSQWQAILFQISKALALNNVKFRSKCIEQDFADFKNPDLNITCLLMPLSKGSKGLNLIEATHVFLVEPILNPGDEKQAIGRIHRFGQTKPTKVHRFIVNGTIEENILSLITSADDTKTLSTHWDLENMTLEGLKQLFILRDKS; this is encoded by the exons ATGGCTGACATACTCCTTCCCCTGATATTTCGAGATTACACGCCAAGTCTGGAGTTCCGAGTGGCTGAGCAGGAGCGCCTGCATCAGCGGCCACTCAAAACGTATGTGACCACCAAGCTGTATGACGCCCTCTACGACCGTCACTTAGAAGCCAAGAATGCATCCGTGCATCAGAAACTACTCCTGCCAAATCGCTTCAAATCGAAGCTGCGAAAGTACCAGGAGCGAACTGTTATCTGGATGCTTCAAAGGGAACAAGAGGCTGCCGAACTCACTGCCAACTATACCCCTCTCTGTGCCGTGGATGGTATTAGTAGGGTATACAAACATAATTACTGCCTGCAGTTTTACGCCCACGAGGATGCGCTCCCCAAGATATTACTGCCACCTGGAGGCATTCTGGCCGACGAAATGGGCCTGGGAAAGACCGTCGAGTTCCTGGCAATGTTGCTGATGAACCCCAGGCCGCCGGAGTCCTGCAAGAATACATACTGGCACACGAGAATTGAAGAGATTGTGAGCGACGTTCCTCTGAAACTGATGCGAAAGGGAAACGGCGGTGAGGTCTTCTGCGTCTGCACCTCAAAGAAGGGCGCTCGGGTGCAGTGTTTCAAGTGCCGGCTCTGGCAGCACACACATTGCATGAATAGTTCGGACGATATACCTCACCTTTGTCCCAACTGCTGGACGGAGGTGGTGGATTCCTCGGACCAGCTTATAGAAACGGGAGCCACATTCATCGTCTCACCCAACGCTATTAAGATGCAGTGGTTCCGCGAAATGCAGAAGCATATTTCCCCAAACCTGAAGGTTCTGCTCTACAGAGGCTTGCACACGGGCGCAGGCACCTGGTACAGTCCGCTCAGGCTAGCAGAGTACGATGTGGTCCTCACCGACTATGTCACTCTGCGCAACGAGATCTACCACACGGCGGACTTCAAGTCCGACCGTCAGTTGCGCCACCAACGGCTGTACATGCGCTCCAATAGTCCTCTCTTGATGGTCAATTGGTGGCGTGTTTGCCTGGACGAGGCTCAG ATGGTGGAGAGCAACACCTCGGCGGCAGCTGAAATGGTGCGAAAGCTGCCGGCCATCAACCGCTGGGCCGTCACAGGCACCATTGATGACCTGCCACCATTGCTTGAATTCGTAGGACGAACAGACGCCACTCAGCCCCCGGATGCCTGGAAGACGGTGCACAAGGCCTTTCAGCTCAACTATCAAACAGACCCGCTGCTCGACCTGCTCCAACACAGTCTTTGGCGAACGTGTAAGTCCAAAGTCGAGCACGAACTGGGGATACCGCCGCAGATGGAGGTGGTGCACCGCCTGGAGCTTAGCAACGTGGAAGCTCTCTACTACCGCGAGGAGCACTTTAAGTGTCACGAGCAGTTCCTCACTGCAGTCTCCAAGCACACCTGCCACAATCCTGACAATAGCTACTGCCTGGCGTCCATTTCGCCACAGCTGTTGCGAGTGATCCTGAAGCCCTTCCTTCGCATCCGCCAGACATGCTCGGTTCCCGTGGTGCACAACAGCAACGTGTCGAGCACAGACTACCTGAATCCGCAGGACCTTTTGGAGCGCCTCAAGTCCAACAACGAGACGGAGTGCAAGTCGGAGCTGCGCAGCTGGGCTTCCTCCTACAACGGATTGGCTGCCATTCACTTTATTCGTGAGGACTTTCCTCAAGCCATCAGGCATTATAAACTGCTGCTGAAGCTGGCTGCAGATTACAATAAGGACAGTATATC TGTGGACAGTGTGCTGCAGATTCACGCCATCTTCAACCTTCTCCAGGCCAGTGACGCCGCTGCCCTTGCCGACAGGGTTTCCGAGTTGGAGAAACAAACCTATGAGTCGCAGTTGAAGCGATTGGAGTGGAAGTATCTGGAAGACAACACAGCGGTTCTCCAAGCAGCTCTCGGAGCGTACGAATCCAAACTAGGCGAGCTGCACGAGTTGGGTAATAAGTTTAAAGGAAACGTTGTGAACTTGCTGGTTACGGTGGTCAACCACGAACCCAAGCTACACAATTCAATATGGAACAAAGTCCGGGACGACTTCACCCGCAGGAACATCTCCATGAAAAAGCTTGAAAACGTAGACTCCATGTCCGGCATGGTGTATATTGTGGACTTGTGGTTCCAGAAGGTTCAGGAACTGAACGAACACGCCATTGGGGAGATTGAATTCCTGAAGGAAATCATGGAGAAGGCTTGCGGCGCCATCAAGATGGGTTCGACCCTGTCGCAGGACATCCTTAATTTTATAGCAACTGTGACAGACTGCCATCTGGCAGACATATTG GACGACAAGCCCAATGACAACCCAGAGAAACCAAAGAAAGTCCGACACTGCCGCCTCTGCAAGATTAGGGACTGCCTGAATCAGTTCGAGTGTCTGCTGTTCGCCAAAGAACTTGATGATGAAGCCGAAGCCACTGAGGGCCTCGAAGTGCCCAGCATGGAGATTAGTCTTATAACCA GCATCTTCTCCTTCCTGCGCACCAAGCCCGCTTTCAGCCAGTGGCAACTGGAACTGGAAAATAAATTGGACTTTCTGACTTGCCTCCAGAGTGTCGTAAAGCTTGAGCTCAAATGCTGGATCGAGGTCGAGTACATGGTGAAGGCCTTCGACGAACTGGAGATGTGCAAAATGCGCATCCTTCTGACCGACAACCCGGACGAGCAATCCAACTACCGCATCCTGGCCTGCCAGTTGGAAGAACAGCAGCAGTTCAATCAGGTCAACTTGCAGGAATCGCAGCTCAACTTCACGAGACTTTTTGGACGCCTCAAGTACCTGAAGCATCTTAAGGAGGATGCCACCGACAAGCCGTGCCCCATTTGCCAGACGCACGACGACCTGAGG TACGTGATGATGGTCTGCGGTCACTTCGTGTGCCAACTTTGTCTGGAGAACATGAAGAAAAGCACTCTACATGGCATCTCCAAGTGTCCCATATGTCGACAGGACTCTCCGCA ATTGTACTACTCTGTGCGGCGCGAATCAGGCATCGCCATTGCTGGGGACTTCTCCACTAAAATCTCGAACATCGTGGAGCAGGTTCTGAAGATCAGGTCCGCAAACGCAGACGAGAAAATCCTAATCTTTTCGCAATGGCAGGCCATTTTATTCCAAATTTCCAAAGCGCTCGCCCTTAACAATGTGAAGTTTCGCAGCAAGTGCATCGAACAAGACTTTGCGGATTTTAAG AATCCCGATCTCAACATAACCTGCTTGCTGATGCCGCTGTCCAAAGGATCCAAAGGACTCAATCTTATCGAAGCCACGCATGTGTTTCTAGTGGAGCCGATCCTAAACCCAGGAGACGAAAAACAGGCCATCGGTCGCATCCACCGATTTGGCCAAACAAA GCCTACCAAAGTACATCGCTTCATCGTAAATGGAACGATTGAGGAAAACATACTCTCATTGATTACCTCAGCCGATGACACAAAGACACTGTCCACCCACTGGGATCTAGAGAACATGACGCTCGAGGGGCTCAAGCAGCTGTTTATACTTCGGGACAAAAGTTAG
- the LOC6493780 gene encoding zinc finger protein 225, whose product MEQERSQYSVHSVCRICLNRLPDNGSGGHDLFHEPGLAKKLCVCTSLAVEPQDGFPKCLCFICYTKLDDMHQFQKLCVDSVRKFQDMVARNVFCPPSTAQMKTFDVLSVAGNEAELVGQEEEDRINFDPLLDHKMELIENEEDVFKMLEHVDKEAELVEKVVKQDEMDSADLINLFAGDSSEESDNQDVDFDPNSSDDDMPLAQRVRGSQAATQPAIRPKGGRSAKKEEEEFLSCSDDQDEDGEKSKGQRKKIPPGERHLHRIIDCHICHQKFKKAIRYEEHMKHHNDLLPFQCTVESCRKGFTTAGGLRLHIDHAHTELSEVHSCNVDGCGKTFPRIRLLTFHMKKAHGISKAAAPPRDYPCTECDKVFRCPMALKKHMYKHDGKELPFPCNICGKRFVINSALKDHLMRHAGIKNYVCPYCGVGKTTRQEWNTHILTHTQEKKFKCHICEHASHNKQSLANHIKIVHEKIKNYACQYCGKTFGKSHACKIHEMTHTGEKRCECKVCGKKFLYPKSLTKHLKTHEKRVLRAIETYRQRQVEMGETPGDQLLNSPDLSGLPVEGVTAEPIVVSQNAADELLKVCAESVATIPKDPRRVERVDIAQLAGTAVNPIPSVSVPSWSPQVNFTKKEGKHICPGCGQGFNNIGNMKRHYKIIHEKVKDFACRFCPKRFAKAQTLRHHEWIHTGEKPFECKTCGTHFRQETALKRHQRTHENRPPVISSKFYAAREELEEQERSKREAKRQAEAKRKEIAEAAKEQLSSLHKLEQTDRNLHSYDEYKEAAAERAAASAELQAQQIEENEMKRHADEERRRIQEAAHEQLHRLQHQQEIDRVQSSYDGYYAQKAHAEGSNLDDLKIDHV is encoded by the exons ATGGAGCAGGAGCGTTCCCAATATTCGGTGCATTCAGTATGCCGGATCTGCCTAAACCGACTGCCCGACAACGGATCGGGAGGACATGATTTGTTCCATGAGCCGGGGTTGGCCAAGAAGCTATGTGTGTGCACCTCTTTGGCGGTGGAGCCGCAGGACGGCTTCCCGAAATGCTTGTGCTTCATCTGCTACACAAAGCTGGACGACATGCACCAGTTCCAGAAACTCTGCGTGGATTCCGTGCGGAAGTTCCAGGACATGGTGGCCAGGAATGTTTTTTGCCCGCCGTCCACTGCGCAAATGAAGACATTCGATGTCCTAAGTGTGGCTGGCAATGAAGCAGAGCTGGTggggcaggaggaggaggatcgCATTAACTTCGACCCTCTGCTAGATCACAAAATGGAGCTGATTGAGAATGAGGAAGATGTGTTCAAGATGCTGGAGCACGTTGACAAGGAGGCTGAGCTGGTGGAGAAAGTTGTGAAGCAAGACGAAATGGACTCCGCGGATCTGATAAACCTATTTGCCGGGGACTCCTCGGAGGAGAGTGACAACCAAGACGTGGACTTTGATCCCaacagcagcgacgacgacatGCCATTGGCGCAACGGGTCAGGGGTAGTCAGGCAGCCACCCAGCCGGCGATAAGGCCGAAAGGAGGCCGGTCGGccaagaaggaggaggaagaATTCCTCTCCTGTTCGGATGACCAGGATGAGGACGGGGAAAAGTCAAAGGGCCAGCGTAAGAAAATTCCGCCTGGTGAGCGCCACCTGCATCGCATCATCGACTGCCACATCTGTCACCAGAAGTTCAAAAAGGCGATTCGCTACGAGGAGCACATGAAGCACCACAACGACCTTCTGCCCTTCCAGTGCACAGTGGAGAGTTGCAGGAAAG GTTTTACAACCGCTGGAGGATTACGGCTGCACATCGACCATGCCCACACGGAGCTGTCGGAAGTGCACTCCTGCAACGTGGATGGGTGTGGAAAAACATTCCCCCGCATCCGCCTTCTCACTTTTCACATGAAGAAGGCGCACGGAATCTCCAAGGCAGCGGCTCCGCCTAGGGATTACCCCTGCACCGAATGCGACAAGGTGTTTCGGTGCCCAATGGCTCTGAAGAAGCACATGTACAAGCATGACGGCAAGGAACTGCCCTTCCCGTGCAACATCTGCGGCAAGCGGTTTGTGATCAACAGCGCTTTAAAGGACCATCTGATGCGGCATGCCGGAATCAAGAACTACGTGTGTCCGTACTGTGGAGTGGGGAAGACCACGCGGCAGGAATGGAACACACACATCCTGACGCACACGCAGGAGAAGAAGTTCAAGTGCCACATCTGCGAGCATGCCTCGCACAACAAGCAGAGTCTGGCGAATCACATCAAGATAGTCCACGAGAAGATCAAAAACTACGCATGCCAGTACTGTGGCAAGACGTTTGGCAAGTCGCACGCCTGCAAGATCCACGAGATGACCCACACGGGGGAGAAGCGGTGCGAGTGCAAG GTTTGCGGAAAGAAATTCTTGTACCCGAAGAGCCTCACAAAGCACCTCAAGACGCACGAGAAACGGGTGCTCAGGGCCATCGAGACCTACCGGCAGCGGCAGGTGGAAATGGGTGAAACTCCTGGCGATCAACTGCTGAACAGCCCCGATCTCTCAGGACTTCCGGTCGAAGGAGTTACCGCAGAACCCATCGTAGTTTCCCAAAACGCTGCCGATGAGCTGTTGAAGGTGTGCGCCGAATCCGTGGCCACCATACCCAAAGATCCGCGCCGGGTTGAGCGGGTGGACATCGCCCAGTTAGCGGGCACGGCTGTGAATCCGATACCCTCTGTTTCTGTGCCCTCGTGGTCGCCGCAAGTCAACTTTACCAAGAAGGAGGGCAAGCATATCTGCCCGGGTTGTGGGCAGGGATTCAACAACATTGGGAACATGAAGCGGCACTACAAGATCATCCACGAAAAGGTGAAGGACTTCGCCTGCCGCTTCTGCCCCAAGAGATTTGCAAAGGCGCAGACCCTGCGCCACCACGAGTGGATCCACACTGGCGAGAAGCCCTTCGAGTGCAAGACCTGCGGCACGCACTTCCGCCAAGAAACGGCGTTGAAACGCCACCAGCGCACCCACGAGAATCGACCGCCGGTGATTTCTTCCAAGTTCTATGCAGCGCGCGAGGAGCTGGAAGAACAGGAGCGGAGCAAGAGGGAGGCCAAGCGGCAGGCGGAGGCTAAGCGGAAAGAGATCGCCGAAGCGGCCAAGGAACAGCTTTCCTCGCTGCACAAGCTGGAGCAGACGGATCGAAACCTACATTCGTACGATGAATACAAGGAGGCGGCGGCAGAAAGAGCAGCAGCTTCCGCAGAACTTCAGGCGCAACAGATCGAGGAGAACGAGATGAAGCGGCATGCCGACGAAGAGCGCCGTCGCATCCAGGAGGCAGCCCACGAACAACTCCATCGGCTCCAGCATCAGCAGGAGATCGATCGAGTGCAGAGCTCCTACGACGGCTATTACGCCCAGAAGGCTCATGCCGAGGGCTCCAACCTCGACGACTTAAAGATAGACCATGTGTGA